The DNA segment cgttctctctctctctctctctctctctctctctctctctctctctctctctttctctctctctctcagatatgtgtatatgcacatatgtataaaaGAGAGTATAatgtaaaggccagaggaagacatcagatatcctgccctATCCCTCTCTACCTTACTCCCTTGAGACAGGAAACCTGAACTTacgctggcagccagcaagcacCTGCAATCCTCTTGTCTTTTCTCCCAACATCACGGTTACAGGTGCATGCTcggccatgtccagctttttacatgggtgctaggattgGAACATAGCTCTTCGGGTTTACACAGTAAACAttcctacccactgagccgtcttagATCAGTTGTATACAGCTGATCTGTCCAGTCTAGCATCTTCATTTTAAGTCAAGAGATTTGTCTTTAGAATGACAAAATGAGTTGCTGGCCATTagtttttattcttcctttataGCCAGTGCTCTCCTATCAGGTCACACTAGGAACAGTGGCTGGAGcccagcatggtagcacacaccggtactgtcagtgctggggaagccGATACAGGATTATGAGTTCGGGGCCCTTGTAAACCGTAGCAAAATCCTGTGGTGACTGATGCTTGGGCCACACTAGTTAGAATCGGATAAGTTCATCTCCTCCAACCAATCTGTTGAGTCCATGCTGTTTGTACTGATTGAGGAATTTTTCTCTTTGACCTTATATGGTTATCCCAGGACACCTGTAGCTTGGGGACTTATGTCTCCCAAAAGGGAGTGGCTTAAGAATGGAACTGGGCCTTCTTCTTCCTGGACAGCGAGAGAGGGCCTCCCAAGCTAGCTGTCTCAGTGGGGTCCCTCTCCTCTCTAGTGCTATCAAGATCACAACCTGGGTCGCAATGGCTCTGCGCCGAGCTTCCCGTTGTGCGCCATGCAGCTCTTCTCGCACATGCACGCCGTCATCAGCACCGCCACCTGCATGCGGCGCAGCTTCATCCAGAGCACCTTCAGCATCAACCcaggtaggcagagccaggccttgCAGGCCGACTGGGGTGAGGGAGGTGGGCCCAGCCAGGGAGCCTGGCGAGCTCATCCAGGGAAGAATGGGCCCGGGCAGCAGGCACTGGATGGGAgaagtctgaagagatggctgccTGCACCTGACATGGATGGTGGCAGAGAGCCAGAGCCGGAGCTGTTGAAGGTGGAGAATGTAGTCCTTGCGGTTCATGGGGACTGAGTCTAAACGGTCTTGAAGGCCTCTTCTAAACTACCCTCTCCTCTAGCCCTGTTGACCTCTCCCTGTTTGTGTCTCACTCAGAAATCGTCTGTGATCCCTTATCCGACTACAACGTCTGGAGCATGCTTAAGCCTATAAATACATCTGGGGTATTAGACCCTGATGACAGGGTTGTGGTTGCTGCCACCCGGGTGAGTGTTGCCCCTGTGCGGCCTGGGCAGGGCTCTGGAGATGTGTCTGATTTCAGAGTGAACACACTGGGCAGCCTTAAATGGAGAGGGAGCCGGGCTGTTGGGCTCCTTGGCCCTAATACTTGCCCCAAAGAGAAGGAGCGTGGGCTTGGCTCTGTTGGTCCAGTTCTAAAGCACACCACCCTGTCTTGTCTTCTGCTGTTCCAGCTGGATAGCCGGTCCTTCTTCTGGAATGTGGCCCCAGGGGCAGAAAGTGCCGTCGCCTCGTTTGTCACTCagctggctgcagctgaagcttTGCACAAGGCACCTGATGTGGCCAGCCTACCCCGCAATGTGATGTTTGTCTTCTTCCAGGGGGTAAGGGCCTCTCTCCTAGGGCAAGACGGCAAGGAGGAAGGGGATGGCAAtggtgggggaggaaggactgACCTGAGCTGTTCATCCGTTTCCGCATGTGTCCCTCTGTTTCCCCCTTGGAGTCCTCTGTTTTAGGAAGCTTATATTTCCTGAATTGATGTGTCACCCCTTCTTTCCCCCATTAGCACAATCTGTTTGAGGCTTCCTTTCCAATACTGTTCCAATCCCTGTGGTGCTACAGCCTGGCTGAAGTGTAGGGTAATAGCAGCCAGAGctgtggagacagaggagaaTCAAGAAGCAACTGTGTCACAGCTGGTGTTTGCTTTGAGCCTTTACAAAGGCCGCTTTCCCCACTTGTAggctcaaataaaaaaaaaaatcccatgatgCATGCATGTGAGAGACAACTGGGACGTTGTCGGGGGtggtagatcacatggctgtaaGATGACTATTGGCTGAGATGACCCAAGAAAGCAACCCGCTTTGTTGACCTCAGACTGCCCTATCCCTTGGGAATCTCTCTTGTCTCGACCCCTCAGGAAACTTTTGACTACATTGGCAGCTCAAGGATGGTCTATGACATGGAGAACGGCAAGTTTCCGGTGCGGCTAGAGAACATTGACTCATTTGTGGAGCTGGGACAGGTGTGAGCCTCTGTCCTCAACCTCTTCCTTGAACTTAAGCACCCTGTTCTGCAGACACCGCCCATCCCCTGATGTCTGTCTCCCAGACATGGGTCACAGCAGGAGACAGATCATACATGTTgctcttcatccttccttcccagGTGGCCTTAAGAACTTCACTAGATCTCTGGATGCACACAGATCCCATGTCTCAGAAAAACGAATCTGTGAAGAACCAGGTAACCCAACAGATTAAGAGAAAGGATAAAATTGGGTGTTGGCTAAAGTTGACCACCACTGCTTTGTGAAAAGAATCATAAATACAGTGGTATCTCATTGGTTCCCTGGAATAGGTAGTTCTCTGTGATCATTCAGCACTAAATTCTGTCACTCCTGACAAGTGAGTgacccctcttttcctctctctctctctctctctctctctctctctgttgtttttcaagatggggtagccttggctgtcctggatctcactctgtagaccaggctggccttgaactcagagatccgcctgcccctgcctcccaagtgctggggggattaaaggtttgcgccaccactgccactaCCACCACTGCTGGGTGTGACTTGCTCCTCCTGTTCTAGTCTTGCTGTCCTATGGACCCAGTTGTCAAGGCTACCTGCTGTCATCCTGCTTTGGTCCTGCAGCACTTAGAGAATGGCTTACATGGTTGGCATTCTGTTGTTGATTGGCCCCTCCAATTCTGCACAACAATTGATACGTGAAACACCCACTGAGAGTAAGGCGGAGTCTTGAGGACGGAGCTCACCTGTAAATGTGGAAAAACCAGGCCTCTTTGCGCTCTGTGGAAAGAACcaaaggaactgtaggaaatTCAGTCTGGGTTCCAGAGCGTTTGAAGACTATATCTAGGAGAGCGTAGGCTGAGAgacccctcccactccctccccgcTCCCAGCAGtctgcttctgttccttcctCAGGTGGAGGGCCTTCTGGTCACCCTGGAGAAGAGTGGTGCTGGTGTCCCTGAAGTGGTCCTCAGGAGACAGAATCAGTCACAGGCCCTCCCACCATCGTCTCTACAGCGATTTCTTCGGGCTCGAAACATCTCTGGTGTAGTTCTAGCTGACCACTCTGGTTCCTTCCATAATCGGTAAGTCCCCTGGCCCTATACCTTCTTTGTTTTCAGAGGCAGTCCATTCTGTAGTCTGGGAGGAAGATTGCTGTCTTCTCCCACCCcatacacttcctccaaaaacTCCAGGAAGTTTGGATTCTTCATCCAGTAGCCATCAAGGAGGCCTGGAAGGCTGCTCCTTAACCTTTAGCACTCCTTATGCAGTCATCCTCTGCTGGGGTTCCACTTCCCCCAGGTTCCCAAGGGCTGccacagagggagagggaagagagtcCCTTGGCTGGGGGACAAGAGTGGTCTGTGTGGGGTCCACAAACAGCGTTCTCAGTCTGAATTGTAACATGTTCTCACCACGTGGTAGGTGCATGTGGCTGAGGATACGAGGGGACTCTGAAGATAAGAAGGCGCCAGTTACCTTTCTCCTGGTTCTGGAGGCCTTCACGCTGCTCCTAACTTGAGGCCAGGGAAACAGGATTCTCACTCAGGCTATATTAGGCTCTCTTTCTAGCCTCATTAGGTCcaaatgagtttttaaataaaaatgcttaaacTTTGATTCTCTGACCCTAGCAAAGACCCTTTCTCACTCACTCAAGGGGGTGACGGTTCTAGATTACTGTCAGCTTTCCaaatccttttgtgtgtgtgtgtggggggggtactTTGGGGTAAGAGATAATTCACTTGATTATGTGGTTGACTTGGCTCTGTATGGGGTAGCAATTTATTCCTGCATACTGGGCATTTGAGTAGGAAGGCCAAGGGTGCTCTTTAAAATCTGTTTCCTTGGAGCTCACAGGGACAGTCATAGTGACTCTTTAATAATAATGGAGCctacttttctctctccttttcccactGGATGATGAAAAATGAGATAACAAGTTCCCACATGAGGACATTTAGGTAAGAAAGGCACGAGGACATGGCTTCATCTAGCCAGGGCTCATGCTGACTTTCCTGGCAGGTATTACCAGAGCATTTATGACACCGCTGAGAACATTAACGTGACCTATCCTGAGtggcagagcccagaagaggatcTGAACTTTGTGACAGACACTGCCAAGGTAGCACTGACCTGggatgggtggggggggggaggggggagcatgGGAAATACAGCAGAAGTGCTACAAGTGAAGCCCTGGGAGACAGGTGAGCCATCCGGCCCTTCTCCTCACCTGCTGCAGGCACTGGCGAACGTGGCCACAGTGCTGGCGCGTGCATTGTATGAGCTTGCGGGAGGAACCAACTCCAGTGATTCGATTCAGGCTGATCCGCAAACAGTAAGAAAAGATGGGCCCCCCTGgtccttttgtttctgttaacACGGGCTGCCCCCCTTCTCTGGGGTCCTCATCAACTTTCTAAACTTGGGAATTTAGCATGCCTGTTCATGCCTGCGAGGATGATGCCCTTGAGAGTTCTTGAATGGGCTTCGTCTACACCCTTGTGAACTGGCCACTGTCTCCCGGCCCGGGTAGGGTTCCTGAATTACAACTCATCTCTGCTCACTGTTGTCCTAGTCTTGCTGCAAGTCACGGCCTTTTTTTCTTCTCGGTGCCCCAACCCTAGGTAACACGCCTGCTCTATGGGTTCCTGGTTAGATCCAACAACTCATGGTTTCAGTCTATCCTCAGACAGGACCTCAGGTCCTATTTGGGTAAGCATCTGCTGTGAGCGGGGATCCCTGCCTGACACAGCGCCCAGAGAAAAAGGCATCCTTTTGGTTCCGTCTTtactctgctttctttcccccGTTTGCCTTTCTTGGTGTTTATTGGGTCCTTTTCTGTTAACCTGCTCTCTTCTGGCTCTTGCCAGCTCTGCCCACCTTGACCTCACCTCCACACCTTCTTTTCCCTTTGGCCTGCAATCAGATGATGGGCCTCTTCAACATTACATTGCTGTCACCAGCCCTACCAACGCGACTTACGTTGTGCAGTATGCCTTGGCAAACCTGACGGGCAAGGTGACCGACCTCACCCGAGAGCAGTGCCAGGATCCAAGTAAAGTCCCAAACGAAAGCAAGGATGTGAGTGGCGGTGGGTGTCGGAGGTGTCCTGGGGCCTCTTTCCCTTGAAAGAGTTGGAGATCTGTTGGGCAGATGTGGGGATTATCGTGGCAAGGTAAAGGGATACAGTCCTATGAACCTGCGTGTTGAGGAAGCAGTAGCCTGAGTGAAGTGAGGCCCCCTGTGGGATGAAGGGTCAGCTAGGTGATGGAGTTGGTCGGAATATGGTGCTAATAGGGGCACGGGGAGCAAGCGAGAAGAATGTCACCTCAGCCCCGTGCTGTGACCTGTCTTCTTGTGCAGCTGTATGAATACTCATGGGTACAAGGCCCTTTGAATTCCAACAAGACAGAGCGGCTCCCCCGGTGTGTGCGCTCCACAGTACGACTGGTCAGGGCCTTATCCCCTGCCTTTGAACTGAGTCAGTGGGGCTCCACAGAATACTCTACGTGGTCCGAGAGCCGCTGGAAAGACATCCAAGCGCGGATATTCCTAGTTGCCAGCAAAGAACTTGAGGTGAGACtgggctggaggtgggggtgggggtggtcgaGTTCCGCTGGGGTCTTTTCACTACCTCTTGTCTCAGTTCTATTAGgttcctttctgttgtttctcaTTTGTCCCAGCTTTAGAGCAAAACCAGCACAGATCTGTGGCTGGTCTGCCATTGCCTCGCATTAGGAGGCCTCTCTGCACTGATAGTTTGAATGCGTACTTATTTAGGAGAGGCCTGTTTGGATCTGAAATCTGTATCTCCCACTCCCGCCCAGTATCTACTTTATGGCACAGCTGGGAGGAGTCAGTCGGATGGTTATTGAGCCCGTTATAAGTAAGTCATGAGCATAAGTATAATGCCAGTGGCCCAATGCCATGGGTCCTACCTCCCTTCAGATCTCTTAAACAAAGAACAGACGCTGCTCTTTTCACCTAAGGAGAGCCCGGTCTGCTCACTGGGAAGATGCTGCCCGTGGTTGTTGCTTGTTCTTGGTACTTGAGTTTACTGCTTGAATTCTGATGTCGTTTCTTCCTGAGTTACCTAAGACGGTGGTGGCATCTGAGAACTCTTCCTTCCTGCTCATGCCTCCACCCTTGCAGTTTATCACACTGATCGTGGGCTTCAGCATCCTCGTCTTCTCTCTCATTGTCACTTACTGCATCAATGCCAAAGCCGACGTCCTCTTCGTTGCTCCCCGAGAGCCAGGAGCCGTGTCTTACTGAAGAGGACCCCAGCTCTTCCCCGCCAGCTGTGGACTTCACTTCCTAGATCAGTTGTTCCACTGGGAACAAACCACTAATTTGTCACTGGACTGTCTCTGGGTCTGTCTTAGACTGGGGTTGACACACAGACTGGAACTGTGagtggagacagggagagatgggCAAGTTGCCTCCCTTACCCACTCCCCTTTCCTGttcctccttctccagtaccGGGGCTCATGATAGAAGCTTCCTGCTCCTGTTTGATGCCCCAGTTACCCGCCTTCATCCGCCCTTTCTGGGGATACCTCTTGTCTTTCCATCCTGCCCTGTACCTCCCTCTGATCCCACTGTCACCCTGCCCCCACCGCTGTCCCAACCACCTGCTGGACCAGGAAGAAGGATGTGAAGGACTGAGCATCAGGATCAGACTGCCTCGAACCCTTGGGGAGAAGAATGGGTTCTCTAGCTGAGCCAGCTGTGTCTTTCTTGCTGTCCTTTCTCCAGGTCCCCCAGATGGCATGTTAGGGTGGGCATGCTGTTAGGTGGGTATCCCACCTCTAGCCCACAGTGCTCAGTTGTACCTTTTATTATTAAACTGTAATATCTatttttgttggggtttttttttcctttttttttttttttgtaaatatataaatagcaaGTTTCATTAAAATTATCCCATACAATTTGTACTTGTTGCTTTGTATTCTTCCCAGATCACGATGTTCAGTGACCCTGGACCAGAACACTGTGTGTTGCCTT comes from the Onychomys torridus chromosome 11, mOncTor1.1, whole genome shotgun sequence genome and includes:
- the Ncstn gene encoding nicastrin isoform X2, with translation MATTRGGSGPDPGSRGLLFLLSFSVILAGLCGGNSVERKIYIPLNKTAPCVRLLNATHQIGCQSSISGDTGVIHVVEKEEDLQWVLTDGPNPPYMVLLEGKLFIRDVMEKLKGRSSRIAGLAVTLAKPNSTSSFSPSVQCPNDGFGIYSSSYGPEFAHCKQTLWNELGNGLAYEDFSFPIFLLEDENETKVIKQCYQDHNLGRNGSAPSFPLCAMQLFSHMHAVISTATCMRRSFIQSTFSINPEIVCDPLSDYNVWSMLKPINTSGVLDPDDRVVVAATRLDSRSFFWNVAPGAESAVASFVTQLAAAEALHKAPDVASLPRNVMFVFFQGETFDYIGSSRMVYDMENGKFPVRLENIDSFVELGQVALRTSLDLWMHTDPMSQKNESVKNQVEGLLVTLEKSGAGVPEVVLRRQNQSQALPPSSLQRFLRARNISGVVLADHSGSFHNRYYQSIYDTAENINVTYPEWQSPEEDLNFVTDTAKALANVATVLARALYELAGGTNSSDSIQADPQTVTRLLYGFLVRSNNSWFQSILRQDLRSYLDDGPLQHYIAVTSPTNATYVVQYALANLTGKVTDLTREQCQDPSKVPNESKDLYEYSWVQGPLNSNKTERLPRCVRSTVRLVRALSPAFELSQWGSTEYSTWSESRWKDIQARIFLVASKELEIS
- the Ncstn gene encoding nicastrin isoform X3; the protein is MATTRGGSGPDPGSRGLLFLLSFSVILAGLCGGNSVERKIYIPLNKTAPCVRLLNATHQIGCQSSISGDTGVIHVVEKEEDLQWVLTDGPNPPYMVLLEGKLFIRDVMEKLKGRSSRIAGLAVTLAKPNSTSSFSPSVQCPNDGFGIYSSSYGPEFAHCKQTLWNELGNGLAYEDFSFPIFLLEDENETKVIKQCYQDHNLGRNGSAPSFPLCAMQLFSHMHAVISTATCMRRSFIQSTFSINPEIVCDPLSDYNVWSMLKPINTSGVLDPDDRVVVAATRLDSRSFFWNVAPGAESAVASFVTQLAAAEALHKAPDVASLPRNVMFVFFQGETFDYIGSSRMVYDMENGKFPVRLENIDSFVELGQVALRTSLDLWMHTDPMSQKNESVKNQVEGLLVTLEKSGAGVPEVVLRRQNQSQALPPSSLQRFLRARNISGVVLADHSGSFHNRYYQSIYDTAENINVTYPEWQSPEEDLNFVTDTAKALANVATVLARALYELAGGTNSSDSIQADPQTVTRLLYGFLVRSNNSWFQSILRQDLRSYLDDGPLQHYIAVTSPTNATYVVQYALANLTGKVTDLTREQCQDPSKVPNESKDLYEYSWVQGPLNSNKTERLPRCVRSTVRLVRALSPAFELSQWGSTEYSTWSESRWKDIQARIFLVASKELEL
- the Ncstn gene encoding nicastrin isoform X1; this translates as MATTRGGSGPDPGSRGLLFLLSFSVILAGLCGGNSVERKIYIPLNKTAPCVRLLNATHQIGCQSSISGDTGVIHVVEKEEDLQWVLTDGPNPPYMVLLEGKLFIRDVMEKLKGRSSRIAGLAVTLAKPNSTSSFSPSVQCPNDGFGIYSSSYGPEFAHCKQTLWNELGNGLAYEDFSFPIFLLEDENETKVIKQCYQDHNLGRNGSAPSFPLCAMQLFSHMHAVISTATCMRRSFIQSTFSINPEIVCDPLSDYNVWSMLKPINTSGVLDPDDRVVVAATRLDSRSFFWNVAPGAESAVASFVTQLAAAEALHKAPDVASLPRNVMFVFFQGETFDYIGSSRMVYDMENGKFPVRLENIDSFVELGQVALRTSLDLWMHTDPMSQKNESVKNQVEGLLVTLEKSGAGVPEVVLRRQNQSQALPPSSLQRFLRARNISGVVLADHSGSFHNRYYQSIYDTAENINVTYPEWQSPEEDLNFVTDTAKALANVATVLARALYELAGGTNSSDSIQADPQTVTRLLYGFLVRSNNSWFQSILRQDLRSYLDDGPLQHYIAVTSPTNATYVVQYALANLTGKVTDLTREQCQDPSKVPNESKDLYEYSWVQGPLNSNKTERLPRCVRSTVRLVRALSPAFELSQWGSTEYSTWSESRWKDIQARIFLVASKELEFITLIVGFSILVFSLIVTYCINAKADVLFVAPREPGAVSY